One window from the genome of Schistocerca piceifrons isolate TAMUIC-IGC-003096 chromosome 8, iqSchPice1.1, whole genome shotgun sequence encodes:
- the LOC124711229 gene encoding larval cuticle protein 16/17-like, whose amino-acid sequence MQSLVVCVLALATAVFCAPQQVLGPTTPPVPILRSALDTNHDGNYAFSFETGNSIVREEQSEVLNPGQPNQQRVVRGRYSYVDPEGRDVVVSYIVGEDGGFRAEGNVLPKEPEIPEAIQIALARNAAEEAQLNEQQRAEVASGRYVLQ is encoded by the exons GTGGTTTGTGTCCTGGCTTTGGCGACGGCGGTGTTCTGCGCGCCGCAGCAGGTGCTGGGGCCAACTACGCCACCGGTGCCGATCCTGAGGTCTGCGCTCGACACCAACCACGACGGAAACTACGCCTTCAG CTTTGAGACTGGCAACTCGATCGTCCGCGAGGAGCAGAGCGAGGTCCTGAACCCGGGCCAGCCGAACCAGCAGCGCGTGGTGCGCGGCCGCTACTCGTACGTCGACCCCGAGGGCCGCGACGTGGTCGTCTCGTACATCGTCGGTGAGGACGGCGGCTTCCGCGCCGAGGGCAACGTGCTGCCCAAGGAGCCCGAGATCCCAGAGGCCATCCAGATCGCGCTGGCCCGTAACGCCGCCGAAGAGGCGCAGCTCAACGAGCAGCAGCGCGCCGAGGTCGCATCCGGCCGATACGTCCTCCAGTAG